The following is a genomic window from Clostridium sp..
CAGAATCTCCTGCGAGTTTCAGCTTCAGATTATTTATTTCCCTTTCCCTATCCTTCAGCCCGGCTGCAATATTATCTATCTTGTGGATTATTTCCTTATCGGAGCATTTGAGCATGCTCGATATATTTCTTAGTATATCATCTTTTTCCTGGATATATTCAAGGGCATATTTTCCTGTAACTGCCTCTATTCTTCTTATACCCGCAGCTATTCCCGTTTCATACACTATTTTGAAAAGTCCTATTTCCCCTGAATTTGTGGCATGAGTTCCTCCACAGAGTTCTCTACTGAAATCTCCTACCGAAACAACTCTTACTTTATCTTCATATTTACTGTCAAACAGTGCAACAGCACCACTTTGCTTTGCCTCTTCCAGATTCATTATTTCCGTTTTGACATCTGATGCACTCATTACAACCTCATTAACCATTTTCTCTATTTTAACAAGCTGCTCATGGTTTACAGACTCAAAGTGATTAAAATCAAATCTCAATCTTCTGTCATCAACATAGGAACCCGACTGATGAACATGTTTCCCAAGTACTCTTCTAAGTGCCTCATCAAGAATGTGGGTTGCGGTATGATTCTTTCTTATATTGTCCCTTCTAGTCTTATCTACATTTAAATTAACCCTGCCATTCACACGGACCTCACCTGATAGTACATTTACAAAATGGAGTATTTTCCCTGCCACATTGTTTTTACAATCCAGAACTTCACATTTGAATCCATCACTGTATATTATTCCCCTGTCTCCTACCTGTCCTCCCATTTCTGCATAGAAAGGAGTAGCTTCGGTTACTATTACACCTCTATCTCCCTTTTTTAGACTTTCTACCAGTTTTTCGTCTTTTACGAGGACACTTATGTTCGATTCCAGGCTTAAAGTATCATATCCCTCGAATTTCGTATTGATATCAAGAGGTATTTTATCTAAAATGGTGTCATCTGCTCCCATATAATTTGTATGTTCCCTTGCAGATCTTGCCCTTTCCTTCTGCTTTTCCATCTCTCTCTGAAAAGTTTTCAGAACTACAGTCATATTATTTTTTTCGAGTATTTCCTTTGTAAGCTCTATCGGAAACCCATAGGTATCATACAGCTTAAAGGCCTTTTCACCTGAAAGTTCCCTTATTTTGTCCTTTTTCATATCATCTATGAAAGAGTTCAGTATGGTCATTCCGCTGTCTATTGTTTCATTGAATCTCTCTTCTTCAATTCTTATAATTTTCTCAATATAGTCCTGTTTGCCTTTCAATTCAGGATATCCTTTAATTGAGTTCCGTACTACTGCATCAACCAGTTTCCACAAAAAGGTTCTGTCTATATTCAAAGCCCTGCCGTGCACGGCAGCTCTTCTGAGAAGCCTTCTCAAAACATATCCCCTCCCTTCGTTTGACGGCAGTATTTCATCACTTATCATAAAAGCAATGCTCCTTATGTGATCGGTTATTACCCTCAACGATACATCGCTGTCACCATCTTTTCCATAATCGATATTTGCAATTCTGCACACTTCATTCAATATATTCCATATTGTATCCACTTCAAATATACTGTCCTTTCCCTGCATTACCGTTGCCATTCTTTCAAGTCCCATTCCTGTATCTATATTGGGGTTGGGCAGTTTATTGTATTTTCCACTCTCATCCTTGTCAAATTGTGTAAAAACAAGGTTCCATAATTCAACTATCTTGTCTTCATCTCCTGCTTTTACAAATTCTTGGGAACTGTTTATATTTAATCCGACCTTGTCAAAGTGAATTTCAGAACATGGTCCGCATGGTCCTTCTCCGTGTTCCCAGAAATTATCCTCTTTGCCAAGTCTGAATATTCTGGATGGATCCATATCTGTTTTCTTTGTCCATATGTCATAAGCTTCATCATCATCCAGATAAATGGTAACATACAGTCTGTCTTTAGGCAGCTTCATAACCTCTGTTACAAACTCCCATGCCCACGGTATTACCTCGGATTTAAAATAATCTCCAAAAGAAAAATTACCCAGCATTTCAAAAAATGTACCGTGTCTCGAAGTCTTTCCTACATTTTCAATATCGCCAGTTCTTATACATTTCTGACATGTTGTAACCCTTCTTCGAGGTGGGACCTGAAGCCCGGTAAAATACGGCTTGAGAGGTGCCATTCCTGCATTTATGAGAAGAAGGCTCTTGTCATGATTGGGAACAAGAGAAAAACTCGGCAGTCTCAAATGTCCCTTGCCTTCAAAAAAATTCAAATACATTTCTCTTATTTCATTCAATCCTAAATTTTTCATTATATGTATCTCTCCTTTTCTTGTTAAAAACGGTATAAAACAAAAAAGCCAACATCCCAAAGGGACGAAAGCCTATTCCGTGGTACCACCCTAATTACATAAACCAGAATCCAATTTATGTCTCTTAATACTCCAAGAACTCCTGGATAGCTTCGATATATCCTGACAAGAAGTTTTCACCTACCACTTCCTCTCTCAATGAAAAAATAGATCTACTTATTCCAATCATTATCCTGATTTATTCAATTACTATAGAATTATAAATAAAATACTCCCTACTGTCAATACACTAATCCCATGTATGCGCGGAAAATATATATTTTAGAATATATAGTAACTCAGATCCTTATAGATTATTTTTACCACAACACCCAGAGGCACTGCAGCAACCATGCCTATAAAGCCTGCCATTCCACCTCCTATGAGAAGAAGTACAATTACTGTAAGGGGATGCATGCTTATACTGTCTGCCGTTATTTTAGGGGATAATATGTTTCCTTCCAGCTGCTGGAGTACATACAACCATATTGCAACTTCAACTGCAGTCTTTGGAGAATTCATGAAAGCCACAAAAATGGCAGGAAGTGCTCCAAATATTGGGCCGAAATAAGGTATTATATTAAAAAATGCATTTATTATAGAAAGTACTATTGGAAAATCCACTTTCAATAGTACAAGTATTATAAATGTAACTATTCCCACAACCAGACTTAAAATCAACTGACTTACTATGTATCTGCCAAGTATTTTATCTATATGACAGCTTATCTTATATACTGCATTTCTGCTCCTTATAGGGAAAAGATTCAATATCCCGTGTTCTATCTGCTTTCCATCCACCAGAAAATAATATACTATAATAGGTACTATAACAGCATATATGAGCATGCTGCTCATATTTATTATAAATTCATATATTTTCCCGGATATTTTCATAGTCATATCGTGCATCCTATAGTACATATTATCCGTAAAAGTATGGAGTATTCCACTATTTTCATCAGGTTTGAGACTGGCATATATATTGTTTATCAGATCCTGTATACTGTTCAGGGTATTTTTTACATTTAGATTTTCCCTGAATAAATATGGTATGAAAACCATAAAGCCTCCAACTAATATGGCTGCTATGCCAGCTATAAGCAAAAGAGCCGATATGGACTCACCAGCTCCTGAATCCAGAAGTTTCATATAAAAAGGTTTCAAAACATACGTTATTAAAAAAGATATGACGAATAAGTAGATGAGTTCCCTAAGTATAGAAACTTTCATGACAAATATAATTACCAGAATTGCTGCCAGAAATACCGTACCATACTTTAATATTTTATCTTTTTTAATCTCCATCTCAATTTTCCTCTTTATCAATTTTAAATTTTCATATACAAAATATTTTTCTCTCCAAGTATAAGATTCTTTGACGGCAGTACTTTTCTCCCATGCACAATATCATATACAAATCCTCTTGAGATGACAAAGGCTCTTATGATAAAACTTTTCTCATAGAATATCATATCCTCCAGATTGCCCATTATGTTTCCTGTTTTGTCCACAACATCTATAGTCCGTATATCATTGAATTTAAGATCCTGTGCCCTATTTGATTCAGATGCAATAATAACAGGGAAAAGGCTCACTGTATTTTCCAGATACACGCTGGCATCCTTTTTCAATATACTATTTGAAACTACATTAAATCCTTTTATTGATTTTGAGTTGAAATCCACCAGTAAATCTCCCACAAAGCCCATGCTTTTTCCATCAATTCCTATAACTTCCGAAAAAATAAAATCTCTTACTCTGTACAAGCTATCACCTTTTTCAGTTAATCATTACAATTGTATAAATAGTTTTTCCATATAAATAAAAAAATATAACCCTAAAAGAAAAAATTCTTTAAAGGTTACATTATTGAAAATCATACTTTTTTAAGTACCTTCTTGTTATTCATATTTTTATAGTCATCTACAATATCCTGCAATGTTGTCGATTCCATGACGCTATCTATACTGTCCCTGATTTTCGACCATAAAAGCCTCGTTGCACAACAGTCGATATTATCGCAGGAATTTCCCTTCGTATCATCTATACATTCAGATATTTCTACAGGTCCTTCAAGTATTCCCATAATATCACCTATCGTTATATCCTCAGGGTGTCTGCTAAGCATATATCCTCCCTGGGCTCCCCTTACACTTCTAATTAAATTTGCCTTTCTCAGTGGAGAGAACAGTTGTTCCAAATAGTATTCAGATATACCCTGTCTTTCTGAGATCTTTTTTATTGATGCAGGCTCGTCACCATAGTGGATAGCAAGATCAACCATGGCCTTGACCCCATATCTTCCCTTTGTGGATAGTTTCACTTAACCACTTCCTTTGATACTCAACTTATAGTTATCCTATTTAATATTATCAAATCCGAGTAAATCTGTCAACAATAAGAATTCATCTAGTATTCCATTTTTCTGTCTTTAAAATATACTATTCTAAGATTGCAGTCCTCAGCTATCTGAGCCGCCTCACGGAAGTTGTTCCCTATGCTTTCCGCAGTGTGTGCATCAGATCCAAGAGTTATATACTTTCCACCAAGTTCTCTGTATCTTCTATATATCGGGTAAAAATTTTCAACAGCCGATTTGCTGTTCAACCTCCTTGTATTCAATTCTATACATTTTCCTCTCTGTATTATAAGCTTCAATATTTCATCCAGGATATCGGGAAACTCTCCGTAATGCAATTCCGGATCTTCATATCCTGAATATCTGCATATATAATCTATATGTGCAAGACTGTCTATGAAATCAAATTTTTTCAAATTCAGTAACATGCTCTCAAGATATCTTCTGTACGCGTCTTTTTTACTTTTTCCAATATAAAAATCATCGTAATACAAATCCAGATTATCCACAAGATGAATTGCTCCTATCACATAGTCGAAAGGGTTGTCTCTAGCTATAAGTCCTGCTTTCTTTACGCAGTCTTCCTTCATTCCAATCTCTATACCTAAAAGCATTGTTTCACCCCTTAAACCAGAATAAGCTTTAAAATAATCCTCTATGTTAAACAAAAATTCATTCCCGTCAGGATATCCAATATCCATATGTTCAGTGAGTATAAGTCCCAATCTATTGTCCCTCGCCGACTTTAATGCTTCTTCTATTTTCATATCTGAGTCAGTGGAAAATCTTGTATGTACATGGGTATCAAACATAAAATTAATTCACCTCATTCTGTTAATATTCCTTGTATTTACTATATCACTTATACCTAAAAATCAAAACAGATTATTCAAATATTGGAGCAGTATCACAATGAGCGGTATAGTTATCATGGAAACTATGGTAGTTATAAAAACACTTTTTGAAGCAAGCTTTTCATTGGAACCGTATTTCTGGGCAAATATGGGAGAAAGTACTGCAACAGGCATTGCTTCAATAACTACAATTATCTGAAGCATAAAGTTATCTGCACCTATAAGCTTCAATATTACAAAACTTAAAGTCGGGGCTATAATCAATCTCAGAAAACAGATATAGTATACTATGCTTCCACTGAAAATCTCCTTCAATTTCATTTCTGCCAGCATTGAACCAACTATAATCATGGAAAGTGGAGTAGTCATGGAACCTATGGAAACTACAGCCTTATTTAAAACCGGCGGTAGTTTTATGGAGAACAAAAACATAATGAATCCTATTATGGTTGCTATTATAACTGGATTAAATACAACTCCCTTCATAGCCCGCAAATCCCTTTTATCCGTATATATCATAATTCCCAAACTGAAGAGTATCATATTAAAGGGTATATTAAAGATAGCTCCATAAAATATGCCTGTTTTCCCAAAAAGTCCTTCCAGCACCGGATAACCCATAAATCCACTATTTGAAAATATGGCCGCAAATCTAATGACCCTGCTCGAATCCTCATCGTAGCCCGGCGTCATAAATCTGCTCGAAAACAATATTACAATATTGACTATAAAAGAATATACAAATATGTGTTTTGCTTCCACAAACATTTTCAGTGAATAATTATAATTGAAAGAAGTCAGCAGAAGTGCCGGAAGCGTTATGTTTATAAGCAGATTTGACAGATCTTTACTACCCTTTTCAGTTATAATATTCTTTTTTCTTGCAAATACACCGGATGCCATGACAAGCGACAAAATTATTACTTCATTTATTACATTATAGTTCAAGTGTGTTTTTCCCCCCCCAAATCAAAAACTAAAAACACGTCTAAATATTAACTCCAATACAATCTTCTCGCAATATATTTGTATATCATCTCTCCCAATATTACTGCAGTAACTAAGTCCATGATTACATGCTGTTTTACAAATTGAGTTGATAATATTATCAAAATGCCAATTACACATATAAATATTTTTGATTTTGCTTGTCCATAAGGCAGCTCCAATGATCCCCTCATCACTGCATAGGTAGTAAGGACATGTATACTAGGTAAACAA
Proteins encoded in this region:
- a CDS encoding PRC-barrel domain-containing protein, which gives rise to MYRVRDFIFSEVIGIDGKSMGFVGDLLVDFNSKSIKGFNVVSNSILKKDASVYLENTVSLFPVIIASESNRAQDLKFNDIRTIDVVDKTGNIMGNLEDMIFYEKSFIIRAFVISRGFVYDIVHGRKVLPSKNLILGEKNILYMKI
- a CDS encoding histidinol phosphate phosphatase, with amino-acid sequence MFDTHVHTRFSTDSDMKIEEALKSARDNRLGLILTEHMDIGYPDGNEFLFNIEDYFKAYSGLRGETMLLGIEIGMKEDCVKKAGLIARDNPFDYVIGAIHLVDNLDLYYDDFYIGKSKKDAYRRYLESMLLNLKKFDFIDSLAHIDYICRYSGYEDPELHYGEFPDILDEILKLIIQRGKCIELNTRRLNSKSAVENFYPIYRRYRELGGKYITLGSDAHTAESIGNNFREAAQIAEDCNLRIVYFKDRKMEY
- a CDS encoding AEC family transporter yields the protein MNYNVINEVIILSLVMASGVFARKKNIITEKGSKDLSNLLINITLPALLLTSFNYNYSLKMFVEAKHIFVYSFIVNIVILFSSRFMTPGYDEDSSRVIRFAAIFSNSGFMGYPVLEGLFGKTGIFYGAIFNIPFNMILFSLGIMIYTDKRDLRAMKGVVFNPVIIATIIGFIMFLFSIKLPPVLNKAVVSIGSMTTPLSMIIVGSMLAEMKLKEIFSGSIVYYICFLRLIIAPTLSFVILKLIGADNFMLQIIVVIEAMPVAVLSPIFAQKYGSNEKLASKSVFITTIVSMITIPLIVILLQYLNNLF
- a CDS encoding RrF2 family transcriptional regulator; this translates as MKLSTKGRYGVKAMVDLAIHYGDEPASIKKISERQGISEYYLEQLFSPLRKANLIRSVRGAQGGYMLSRHPEDITIGDIMGILEGPVEISECIDDTKGNSCDNIDCCATRLLWSKIRDSIDSVMESTTLQDIVDDYKNMNNKKVLKKV
- the alaS gene encoding alanine--tRNA ligase, producing the protein MKNLGLNEIREMYLNFFEGKGHLRLPSFSLVPNHDKSLLLINAGMAPLKPYFTGLQVPPRRRVTTCQKCIRTGDIENVGKTSRHGTFFEMLGNFSFGDYFKSEVIPWAWEFVTEVMKLPKDRLYVTIYLDDDEAYDIWTKKTDMDPSRIFRLGKEDNFWEHGEGPCGPCSEIHFDKVGLNINSSQEFVKAGDEDKIVELWNLVFTQFDKDESGKYNKLPNPNIDTGMGLERMATVMQGKDSIFEVDTIWNILNEVCRIANIDYGKDGDSDVSLRVITDHIRSIAFMISDEILPSNEGRGYVLRRLLRRAAVHGRALNIDRTFLWKLVDAVVRNSIKGYPELKGKQDYIEKIIRIEEERFNETIDSGMTILNSFIDDMKKDKIRELSGEKAFKLYDTYGFPIELTKEILEKNNMTVVLKTFQREMEKQKERARSAREHTNYMGADDTILDKIPLDINTKFEGYDTLSLESNISVLVKDEKLVESLKKGDRGVIVTEATPFYAEMGGQVGDRGIIYSDGFKCEVLDCKNNVAGKILHFVNVLSGEVRVNGRVNLNVDKTRRDNIRKNHTATHILDEALRRVLGKHVHQSGSYVDDRRLRFDFNHFESVNHEQLVKIEKMVNEVVMSASDVKTEIMNLEEAKQSGAVALFDSKYEDKVRVVSVGDFSRELCGGTHATNSGEIGLFKIVYETGIAAGIRRIEAVTGKYALEYIQEKDDILRNISSMLKCSDKEIIHKIDNIAAGLKDREREINNLKLKLAGDSEDAIIKSEKSIGDIKIYTGVLKDVDGDALRNLADKIRDRNEKTVVVLGSNVDGKVKLIAMASKAAVKKGVHCGKIIKEVAALCGGGGGGRPDMAQAGGKLPDKLEEAVGSSLSIVENIVK
- a CDS encoding AI-2E family transporter, translating into MEIKKDKILKYGTVFLAAILVIIFVMKVSILRELIYLFVISFLITYVLKPFYMKLLDSGAGESISALLLIAGIAAILVGGFMVFIPYLFRENLNVKNTLNSIQDLINNIYASLKPDENSGILHTFTDNMYYRMHDMTMKISGKIYEFIINMSSMLIYAVIVPIIVYYFLVDGKQIEHGILNLFPIRSRNAVYKISCHIDKILGRYIVSQLILSLVVGIVTFIILVLLKVDFPIVLSIINAFFNIIPYFGPIFGALPAIFVAFMNSPKTAVEVAIWLYVLQQLEGNILSPKITADSISMHPLTVIVLLLIGGGMAGFIGMVAAVPLGVVVKIIYKDLSYYIF